A genome region from Oncorhynchus gorbuscha isolate QuinsamMale2020 ecotype Even-year linkage group LG26, OgorEven_v1.0, whole genome shotgun sequence includes the following:
- the LOC124016531 gene encoding EGF-containing fibulin-like extracellular matrix protein 1: MLRIYLCLSVVVNVAISQEAEEPISYTCTDGYTFDMERQECKDINECTTVPDACKGGMRCINHFGGYFCLPQNAQIIVSNGDDEPTVAPLVEEQRPLAPAPALPVRRVIQSPFQSQGTMQCAAGFVVDELNYCRDVNECEGSNPCQHQCYNIMGSFICQCEQGYELASNQASCQDIDECAFSSYMCQWQCVNQPGGYVCACPEGYQLQGNRMCQDIDECETGNNCREDEMCWNYFGGFRCYPRNPCHEPYVKTGEGRCSCQSPTMCRSLPPSIVYKYMSISSERSVPADIFQIQATSVYPNMHNTFRVKSGNEGGEFFLRRSSNVSAMLVMTKPLTGPREHLVDLEMVTHNNALNYRSSSLLRLTIIVGPYAF, from the exons ATGCTACGGATTTACTTGTGCTTGAGTGTTGTTGTCAACGTGGCCATCTCGCAGGAGGCTGAGGAACCCATCTCATACACG TGCACAGATGGCTATACATTTGACATGGAACGACAAGAATGCAAAG ACATCAACGAGTGTACCACGGTGCCCGACGCCTGCAAGGGCGGCATGAGGTGCATCAACCATTTCGGAGGCTACTTCTGCCTACCCCAGAATGCCCAGATCATCGTCAGTAATGGTGACGACGAGCCCACCGTGGCCCCTCTGGTGGAGGAACAGCGTCCTCTGGCACCCGCCCCTGCTCTGCCTGTCCGACGGGTCATCCAGAGCCCCTTCCAAAGCCAGGGCACCATGCAGTGTGCCGCAGGGTTTGTGGTGGACGAGCTCAACTACTGCCGTG ATGTGAACGAGTGTGAGGGGAGCAACCCCTGTCAGCACCAGTGCTACAACATCATGGGCTCCTTCATCTGCCAGTGTGAGCAGGGTTATGAGCTAGCCTCTAACCAAGCCTCCTGCCAAG ATATCGACGAATGCGCCTTCTCGAGTTACATGTGCCAGTGGCAGTGCGTGAATCAGCCTGGAGGATATGTCTGTGCCTGTCCCGAGGGATACCAGCTCCAAGGCAACCGAATGTGCCAAG ACATAGATGAGTGTGAAACAGGAAACAACTGCCGCGAGGACGAGATGTGTTGGAACTACTTTGGCGGTTTCCGCTGCTACCCCAGGAACCCTTGCCATGAGCCCTATGTGAAGACAGGAGAGGG GCGTTGCAGCTGCCAGTCGCCCACAATGTGCAGAAGCCTGCCGCCGTCCATCGTCTACAAGTACATGAGCATCTCGTCGGAGCGCTCCGTCCCAGCCGACATCTTCCAGATCCAGGCCACGAGCGTCTACCCTAACATGCACAACACCTTCAGGGTCAAGTCTGGCAACGAGGGAGGGGAGTTCTTCCTCAGG CGCTCCAGTAATGTCAGCGCCATGCTGGTGATGACCAAGCCGCTGACCGGACCACGGGAGCACTTGGTGGACCTGGAGATGGTCACCCACAACAATGCCCTCAACTACCGCTCCAGCTCTCTGCTCCGGCTCACCATCATCGTGGGACCCTATGCCTTCTAA